One genomic window of Sodaliphilus pleomorphus includes the following:
- the menB gene encoding 1,4-dihydroxy-2-naphthoyl-CoA synthase, with protein sequence MAKREWKKIEDFDFKEILFEEYDGIAKITINRPRYRNAFTPLTTWEMSQAFAWCREAQRIGVVLLTGAGDKAFCSGGDMHVKGRGGYVGSDGVPRLNVLDVQMQIRRLPKPVIAMVNGYAIGGGHVLHLVCDLTIASENAIFGQTGPKVGSFDAGFGSSYLARIVGQKKAREIWFLCRQYTAREAEQMGMVNKVVPLDQLEDTCVEWAQTMMQRSPLALRMIKAGLNAELDGQAGIQELAGDATMLYYFLDEAQEGGKAFLEKRKPDFKKYPKLP encoded by the coding sequence ATGGCAAAAAGAGAATGGAAAAAGATTGAAGACTTCGACTTCAAGGAAATCTTGTTTGAAGAATACGACGGCATTGCCAAGATCACCATCAACCGGCCGCGCTACCGCAACGCCTTCACCCCACTCACCACGTGGGAGATGAGCCAGGCCTTTGCCTGGTGCCGCGAGGCCCAGCGCATAGGCGTGGTGCTGCTCACCGGCGCTGGCGACAAAGCCTTCTGCAGCGGGGGCGACATGCACGTGAAAGGCCGCGGGGGCTATGTGGGCAGCGATGGCGTGCCACGCCTCAATGTGCTCGACGTGCAGATGCAGATACGCCGTCTGCCCAAGCCCGTGATAGCCATGGTGAACGGCTACGCCATAGGTGGCGGCCACGTGCTGCACCTGGTGTGCGACCTCACCATCGCCAGCGAGAATGCCATCTTTGGGCAAACGGGGCCCAAGGTGGGCTCGTTCGACGCCGGCTTCGGGTCGAGCTACCTGGCCCGCATCGTGGGTCAGAAGAAAGCCCGCGAGATATGGTTCTTGTGCCGCCAGTACACAGCTCGCGAGGCCGAGCAGATGGGTATGGTCAACAAGGTGGTGCCCCTCGACCAGCTCGAGGACACCTGCGTGGAGTGGGCCCAGACCATGATGCAGCGTTCGCCCCTGGCCCTGCGCATGATCAAGGCCGGCCTCAACGCCGAGCTCGACGGTCAGGCAGGCATCCAGGAGCTGGCAGGCGATGCCACCATGCTCTACTACTTCCTCGACGAGGCCCAGGAAGGCGGCAAGGCCTTTTTGGAAAAACGCAAACCCGACTTTAAAAAATATCCCAAACTGCCTTGA